CAGTCTGCTGGAGCGCATACTTTCATCCATCCCTTGCTGCCATGACGCACGCAGTTTTGCCGCGTTTTCGGCTGTATCGCAACTGGCAGGGAAAGATTTGCCTGCTAATCCCCAGGCGTGAATAAACCCTTCTTCGCAGATTTTCTTCTGACCATCAGCATAGCCGCGAAGATATTCACTACGATCAACGTGTGTGTCGTTAAAACTATCGGCCAGGGCCTGGTTATCTTTAACCGGCAGGCCATTCATGGCGTCTTCTTTACCTGCATCAAACCAGGATGGGCTGGTCCAGTCGGGCTGGAAGGTGTAAGGATTGATCTGACAGCCCGTTAAAAACAGCGACAACAGCGCGAGAGCAATTGAACGCATAGCCATTCTCCTTTTTTCTTCAGCATAGCCTGGCTAAAGAAAACCTGTCTGTAATTTAAAGTTTACGTTTTTATCGGCTGATTTTTGCAATAAATTGGCATGTGTAAAGTAATGTGTACGTATTTTGGATTGAAATGTTTACTTTTTATGGTATCGTGGTTTCACCTCATTGAGGAAAACAACTATCGCAAACGAGCTTTACAGGATCGCCATCATGCAAAAAGACGCGCTGAACAACGTACATATCACTGACGAACAGGTGTTAATCACTCCGGATCAACTGAAAGCGGAATTTCCGCTGAGCGTCGCGCAGGAGGCTCAGATCGAGCACTCTCGCCAGACCATTTCTGACATTATCGCCGGCCGCGATCCGCGCCTGCTGGTGGTATGCGGTCCTTGCTCCATTCACGATCCTGAAACCGCCATTGAATATGCTCGTCGATTTAAAGCGTTAGCGGAGGAGGTCAGCGATAGCCTCTATCTGGTGATGCGCGTCTATTTTGAGAAGCCACGTACGACCGTCGGCTGGAAAGGGTTGATTAACGATCCGCACATGGATGGCTCGTTTGATGT
This region of Enterobacter asburiae genomic DNA includes:
- a CDS encoding DUF2799 domain-containing protein; translation: MRSIALALLSLFLTGCQINPYTFQPDWTSPSWFDAGKEDAMNGLPVKDNQALADSFNDTHVDRSEYLRGYADGQKKICEEGFIHAWGLAGKSFPASCDTAENAAKLRASWQQGMDESMRSSRLN